A window of the Thalassospira indica genome harbors these coding sequences:
- a CDS encoding TnsD family Tn7-like transposition protein gives MSLQNFPKALPDELLGSVLARSVHQLGVKDDKVALKLLFGSRNVVPSGLMQGHIDMLLEHVGHIWPISSSEVIQRHSLLPLFRPFSTHEKYSKLLADLCSGRMNFGMLRSGINASRLKWTNTFRVCPVCWHEQRAEYGFAVWSRVLQCPGVECCPDHKCLLVDSKISMPSERRHELVGAHQYRLECSLAVAAEQRLVQVADCIKQLLDLNYPFVTPGHWTGFYRQIVKDKGLVLGGRVDHDAIRSEVLCYWGEQQLERWGLELSGDSNWLLSMFRTHRRPFNYLQHLVVLQAFEQPTNLERLFQQVASFPAEPLARRHYENSRADYSRQEYREIWRQLLADASSLKSIRSSAEGARVYSWLYRYDREWLMKNKPAAMARKPRNHIDWTARDRDYARRICRLERSLRHQIDGPRRSQAWYLRQMGLKSSFRMKSHLLPLCRLLLNRYAESVDEYQTRRLASCVLRLMEEKKEFQLYEVERLAGLSKERCRKAARQIIRDHIACWSGIAQVSSRLQA, from the coding sequence ATGTCTCTCCAAAACTTCCCCAAGGCTTTACCTGACGAACTACTCGGTAGTGTTCTAGCTCGAAGCGTTCATCAACTGGGCGTTAAAGATGACAAGGTGGCACTTAAGCTGCTCTTTGGCTCCCGAAATGTAGTTCCGTCTGGGTTGATGCAGGGGCACATCGATATGCTTCTGGAGCATGTAGGGCATATTTGGCCAATATCATCATCAGAAGTCATTCAGCGTCATTCACTACTTCCGCTATTCAGGCCTTTCTCTACTCATGAAAAGTACAGCAAATTGCTTGCTGACCTTTGCTCTGGACGAATGAATTTTGGCATGTTGCGTTCGGGTATCAACGCTTCGCGTCTAAAATGGACAAATACCTTCAGAGTTTGTCCCGTGTGTTGGCATGAGCAGCGGGCAGAATACGGTTTTGCAGTTTGGTCTCGTGTCTTGCAGTGCCCAGGTGTGGAATGCTGCCCAGATCATAAATGCCTTTTGGTTGATAGCAAAATATCAATGCCGTCAGAGCGGAGGCATGAGCTGGTTGGAGCTCATCAATACCGACTAGAGTGCTCGCTGGCGGTTGCAGCTGAACAAAGGTTAGTACAGGTTGCTGACTGCATTAAGCAGCTCCTGGATTTGAATTATCCGTTTGTTACTCCTGGCCATTGGACGGGTTTCTACCGTCAGATTGTTAAGGACAAGGGTCTGGTATTGGGCGGCCGCGTTGATCATGATGCTATACGTTCCGAGGTATTGTGCTACTGGGGGGAACAGCAACTTGAAAGATGGGGCCTCGAACTTTCAGGTGACTCAAACTGGTTGTTGTCCATGTTTAGAACGCACCGACGACCCTTCAATTATCTCCAGCACTTGGTTGTATTACAGGCGTTTGAGCAGCCTACGAATCTCGAAAGGCTGTTTCAGCAAGTAGCATCATTTCCTGCTGAGCCATTAGCGCGCAGGCATTATGAGAATAGCCGGGCTGATTACAGTCGCCAGGAGTACAGGGAAATATGGAGGCAGCTCCTCGCTGATGCATCATCTTTGAAAAGCATTAGATCTTCTGCCGAAGGGGCAAGAGTCTACTCGTGGCTGTATCGATATGACCGTGAGTGGTTGATGAAAAACAAACCTGCAGCGATGGCTAGGAAGCCACGTAATCATATCGACTGGACTGCTCGTGATCGTGACTATGCACGCCGTATATGCCGCCTGGAGAGATCGTTGCGGCATCAAATTGACGGCCCGAGACGATCACAGGCTTGGTATCTTCGCCAAATGGGTCTGAAGAGCTCCTTTAGGATGAAATCTCATCTTTTGCCGCTTTGTAGATTGCTTCTTAATCGTTATGCTGAGTCCGTTGATGAGTACCAAACGCGTCGTCTTGCGAGCTGTGTGCTTCGGTTAATGGAAGAGAAAAAGGAATTCCAACTGTATGAAGTTGAACGCCTTGCTGGGCTCAGTAAAGAGCGGTGTCGAAAAGCTGCAAGGCAAATTATCCGAGATCATATCGCCTGCTGGTCGGGCATTGCGCAAGTTTCCAGCAGACTCCAAGCTTGA